In Drosophila nasuta strain 15112-1781.00 chromosome 2R, ASM2355853v1, whole genome shotgun sequence, a single genomic region encodes these proteins:
- the LOC132786077 gene encoding uncharacterized protein LOC132786077, producing MKMMRGTDVSKLVKSLKSTYNHEEIAQILECDVDSVRICMKADEPKNDKVGKVRLRTMPMEPTRREVGRPKVFENRKLVEQLLAEHPQYTSIDVQRELLSRHGIEVSRRTLQRRISEIKTAQFQLRNGSLTPEVKQRRMEWARAHEDWTVQDWRNIFNMDDYKVLDGKTPKEIYVDTLVGPISPDCNDLNLLELLVAIIEPKIKTQPANVSEFRAVLYEIWHSDADMVSKMELLYESMPWRVATVLQNGGAETGFC from the coding sequence atgaaaatgatgCGCGGTACTGATGTAAGCAAACTGGTGAAGTCACTGAAGAGCACCTACAACCACGAGGAGATCGCCCAGATACTCGAGTGCGATGTGGATAGTGTGCGCATCTGTATGAAGGCCGATGAACCGAAGAATGACAAGGTTGGCAAGGTGCGACTGCGCACAATGCCAATGGAGCCAACTCGACGTGAAGTCGGACGACCCAAGGTGTTCGAGAACCGCAAACTGGTGGAGCAACTGCTCGCCGAGCATCCACAGTACACATCGATTGATGTGCAGCGTGAACTACTCAGTCGCCATGGCATCGAGGTCAGTCGTCGCACACTGCAGCGACGCATCAGCGAAATTAAAACAGCACAATTTCAACTGAGGAATGGCAGCTTGACTCCTGAGGTAAAACAGCGGCGTATGGAATGGGCACGTGCTCACGAGGATTGGACGGTGCAGGATTGGCGCAACATCTTCAACATGGATGACTACAAAGTGCTCGATGGCAAGACGCCCAAGGAAATCTATGTCGATACTCTGGTGGGTCCAATCTCTCCGGATTGCAACGATTTGAATCTGCTTGAACTTCTGGTTGCCATCATTGAGCCAAAGATCAAGACTCAGCCGGCAAATGTCAGCGAGTTTCGTGCTGTGCTCTATGAGATTTGGCACAGCGATGCTGATATGGTCAGCAAGATGGAGCTCCTCTACGAATCGATGCCTTGGCGAGTAGCAACTGTCCTGCAAAATGGCGGCGCTGAGACCGGATTCTGCTAA
- the LOC132784900 gene encoding adiponectin receptor protein isoform X2, with product MESKTNLLERNSNSSVVNGDNDTSSITLTNNGKDLDSGLPSSEEMVITPAAVAAGDDEEDIFEQVTMILRKRRGWGPEDSLSHNGLDLDLLEDDDDELVEEDDAGCPLPSTPEDTQLIEAEVWEASWKVCHYRNLPKWLQDNDFLHRGHRPPLPSFRACFKSIFRLHTETGNIWTHLLGCLAFIGVAVYFISRPTDEIQFQEKIVFGAFFIGAIICLGFSFAFHTLSCHSVGIGRLFSKLDYCGIALLIMGSFVPWLYYGFYCHYQPKVIYLSVVCVLGCLSIIVSLWDKFSEPNLRPLRAGVFMSFGLSGVIPAIHYSIMEGWFSQISRASLGWLILMGLLYILGALLYALRVPERWFPGKFDIWFQSHQLFHVLVIAAAFVHYHGISEMAMYRVTVGECTVPIEPITF from the exons ATGGAATCCAAAACAAATCTGCTGGAacgcaatagcaacagcagcgttgTGAATGGCGATAATGATACCTCAAGCATTACCCTGACTAATAATGGCAAAGATCTCGATTCGGGATTACCTTCATCGGAAGAAATGGTGATTAcaccagctgctgttgctgctggcgacGATGAAGAGGATATTTTCGAACAGGTGACAATGATACTACGCAAACGTCGTGGCTGGGGACCCGAGGATTCACTTAGCCACAATGGCCTCGATCTGGATTTGCTCGAGGATGACGACGATGAACTGGTCGAGGAAGATGACGCTGGTTGTCCTCTACCCTCGACGCCAGAAGACACTCAACTCATCGAGGCAGAG GTCTGGGAAGCCAGCTGGAAAGTATGCCACTATAGAAATTTGCCTAAATGGCTGCAGGACAATGATTTCTTGCACCGCGGCCATCGCCCGCCTCTACCATCATTCCGTGCATGCTTCAAATCGATATTCCGTCTGCACACGGAAACTGGCAACATCTGGACGCATCTGCTTGGCTGTCTCGCGTTCATTGGCGTCGCTGTCTACTTCATATCCCGACCAACTGATGAGATTCAGTTTCAGGAGAAGATCGTCTTTGGTGCATTCTTTATTGGCGCCATCATCTGCTTAGGATTCTCGTTCGCTTTCCATACATTAAGCTGTCACTCGGTGGGAATTGGAAGACTGTTCTCAAA ACTGGACTATTGTGGAATTGCATTACTTATAATGGGATCGTTTGTGCCCTGGCTTTACTATGGCTTCTATTGCCACTATCAGCCAAAAGTGATATACTTATCTGTGGTCTGTGTCTTAGGATGTCTCTCTATCATTGTCTCGCTGTGGGATAAATTTTCGGAGCCGAACCTACGTCCGCTACGCGCTGGTGTCTTCATGAGCTTTGGATTGTCTGGTGTCATCCCAGCTATTCACTACAGCATCATGGAAGGCTGGTTCAGTCAGATTAGTCGCGCAAGCTTGGGTTGGCTTATACTGATGG GTCTGCTGTATATACTCGGTGCTTTACTCTATGCTCTGCGCGTTCCAGAGCGTTGGTTCCCCGGCAAATTCGACATTTGG TTTCAATCGCATCAGCTTTTCCATGTGCTCGTCATTGCCGCCGCTTTTGTGCATTACCATGGCATCTCGGAAATGGCAATGTATCGTGTTACTGTCGGCGAATGCACAGTGCCAATAGAGCCTATAACTTTCTAA
- the LOC132786079 gene encoding thioredoxin domain-containing protein 9: MAHILENQLFAAAQVIEQQLDQEFDRLDNLDTDDLKALREKRIQEMKKLNNKKQEWLRNGHGTYSELADEKEFFEVSKKSPNIVCHFYRDSTERCRIVDMHLKILAAKHIEAKFCKVNAEKSPFLTQRLRIKVIPTIALVKDSKTKDFIVGFSDLGNCDDFSTEMLEWRIAHSGAIEYKGDLLQPPDVKRKPFINRPQKTIRGGYDSDDSDIDLDD; this comes from the exons ATGGCGCACATATTGgaaaatcaattatttgctGCTGCGCAGGTGATTGAACAGCAGTTAGATCAAGAGTTCGATCGCTTGGACAACTTGGACACCGATGACTTGAAAGCGTTGCGCGAGAAGCGGATACAAGAAATGAAGAAgcttaacaataaaaaacaggAATGGCTCAGAAAC GGCCATGGTACGTATTCGGAGCTGGCGGACGAGAAGGAATTTTTCGAGGTATCCAAGAAATCGCCCAACATTGTGTGTCACTTCTACAGAGACAGCACCGAACGCTGTCGTATCGTTGATATGCATCTCAAGATACTCGCCGCTAAGCACATTGAGGCCAAATTCTGCAAGGTTAATGCCGAGAAGAGTCCCTTTTTGACACAGCGTCTACGCATCAAGGTGATACCTACAATAGCTCTGGTCAAGGATAGTAAAACCAAGGACTTTATCGTTGGATTCTCCGATTTGGGCAACTGCGATGATTTCTCCACAGAGATGCTGGAGTGGCGCATCGCCCACTCGGGCGCCATTGAGTACAAAGGGGATTTGTTGCAGCCTCCAGATGTTAAGCGCAAGCCATTCATCAATCGCCCACAGAAGACCATACGCGGTGGCTATGATTCGGATGATTCAGATATCGATCTGGATGACTAA
- the LOC132786431 gene encoding elongation of very long chain fatty acids protein AAEL008004 gives MSVRLNETQTIVDRMVNFFVEHEDLRTKSWFLSNAPGPLFMILGAYLYFCLYAGPRYMRDRKPFELKNTLLVYNAVQVLLSWVLFYEGYKGGWGGHYNFKCQPVTYATDPISMRMARAVWLYYIAKITELLDTVFFVLRKKDRQISFLHLYHHTLMPVCAFIGVKYFAGGHGTLLGFINSFIHIIMYAYYLLSAMGPKVQKYLWWKKYITILQIVQFLIIFVHTLQIQFQPNCNFPKSIAALLTFNAGLFTYMFSSFYVANYKKEAKQAAQAKQAAQAAKLAAKQE, from the exons ATGTCGGTCAGACTGAACGAAACACAAACCATTGTTGATCGCATGGTCAACTTTTTTGTGGAGCACGAGGATCTGCGCACAAAG AGCTGGTTCCTCTCGAATGCACCCGGACCACTGTTCATGATATTGGGCGCCTATTTGTACTTCTGCCTCTATGCCGGACCACGTTATATGCGCGATCGCAAACCTTTCGAGCTGAAGAACACGCTGCTTGTCTACAATGCCGTCCAGGTGCTGCTCAGTTGGGTGCTCTTCTACGAGGGCTACAAGGGAGGCTGGGGTGGACACTACAACTTCAAGTGCCAACCGGTGACTTATGCCACGGATCCCATCTCCATGAGG ATGGCGAGAGCGGTTTGGTTGTATTACATTGCCAAGATCACTGAGCTGCTGGACACCGTGTTCTTTGTGCTGCGCAAAAAGGATCGTCAGATTTCGTTCTTGCATCTGTACCATCACACTCTGATGCCGGTGTGCGCTTTCATTGGCGTCAAGTACTTTGCTGGTGGACACGGCACTCTTTTGGGTTTCATTAATTCTTTTATCCACATCATTATGTATGCTTACTATCTGCTGTCGGCAATGGGACCCAAAGTGCAGAAATACTTGTGGTGGAAGAAGTACATTACAATTCTCCAGATT GTGCAATTCCTTATCATCTTTGTGCACACGCTGCAGATTCAGTTCCAGCCCAACTGCAACTTCCCCAAATCGATTGCGGCGCTGTTGACCTTCAATGCTGGTCTGTTCACCTACATGTTCAGCTCCTTCTACGTGGCCAACTACAAGAAGGAGGCCAAACAGGCAGCTCAGGCCAAGCAAGCGGCACAGGCAGCCAAGCTGGCAGCCAAACAGGAGTAA
- the LOC132784900 gene encoding adiponectin receptor protein isoform X1, whose translation MESKTNLLERNSNSSVVNGDNDTSSITLTNNGKDLDSGLPSSEEMVITPAAVAAGDDEEDIFEQVTMILRKRRGWGPEDSLSHNGLDLDLLEDDDDELVEEDDAGCPLPSTPEDTQLIEAEMTEVLKAGVLSDEIDLGALAHNAAEQAEEFVRKVWEASWKVCHYRNLPKWLQDNDFLHRGHRPPLPSFRACFKSIFRLHTETGNIWTHLLGCLAFIGVAVYFISRPTDEIQFQEKIVFGAFFIGAIICLGFSFAFHTLSCHSVGIGRLFSKLDYCGIALLIMGSFVPWLYYGFYCHYQPKVIYLSVVCVLGCLSIIVSLWDKFSEPNLRPLRAGVFMSFGLSGVIPAIHYSIMEGWFSQISRASLGWLILMGLLYILGALLYALRVPERWFPGKFDIWFQSHQLFHVLVIAAAFVHYHGISEMAMYRVTVGECTVPIEPITF comes from the exons ATGGAATCCAAAACAAATCTGCTGGAacgcaatagcaacagcagcgttgTGAATGGCGATAATGATACCTCAAGCATTACCCTGACTAATAATGGCAAAGATCTCGATTCGGGATTACCTTCATCGGAAGAAATGGTGATTAcaccagctgctgttgctgctggcgacGATGAAGAGGATATTTTCGAACAGGTGACAATGATACTACGCAAACGTCGTGGCTGGGGACCCGAGGATTCACTTAGCCACAATGGCCTCGATCTGGATTTGCTCGAGGATGACGACGATGAACTGGTCGAGGAAGATGACGCTGGTTGTCCTCTACCCTCGACGCCAGAAGACACTCAACTCATCGAGGCAGAG ATGACGGAAGTGCTGAAGGCTGGAGTCCTCTCAGATGAGATTGATCTCGGCGCTTTGGCTCACAATGCAGCCGAACAGGCTGAAGAGTTTGTACGCAAG GTCTGGGAAGCCAGCTGGAAAGTATGCCACTATAGAAATTTGCCTAAATGGCTGCAGGACAATGATTTCTTGCACCGCGGCCATCGCCCGCCTCTACCATCATTCCGTGCATGCTTCAAATCGATATTCCGTCTGCACACGGAAACTGGCAACATCTGGACGCATCTGCTTGGCTGTCTCGCGTTCATTGGCGTCGCTGTCTACTTCATATCCCGACCAACTGATGAGATTCAGTTTCAGGAGAAGATCGTCTTTGGTGCATTCTTTATTGGCGCCATCATCTGCTTAGGATTCTCGTTCGCTTTCCATACATTAAGCTGTCACTCGGTGGGAATTGGAAGACTGTTCTCAAA ACTGGACTATTGTGGAATTGCATTACTTATAATGGGATCGTTTGTGCCCTGGCTTTACTATGGCTTCTATTGCCACTATCAGCCAAAAGTGATATACTTATCTGTGGTCTGTGTCTTAGGATGTCTCTCTATCATTGTCTCGCTGTGGGATAAATTTTCGGAGCCGAACCTACGTCCGCTACGCGCTGGTGTCTTCATGAGCTTTGGATTGTCTGGTGTCATCCCAGCTATTCACTACAGCATCATGGAAGGCTGGTTCAGTCAGATTAGTCGCGCAAGCTTGGGTTGGCTTATACTGATGG GTCTGCTGTATATACTCGGTGCTTTACTCTATGCTCTGCGCGTTCCAGAGCGTTGGTTCCCCGGCAAATTCGACATTTGG TTTCAATCGCATCAGCTTTTCCATGTGCTCGTCATTGCCGCCGCTTTTGTGCATTACCATGGCATCTCGGAAATGGCAATGTATCGTGTTACTGTCGGCGAATGCACAGTGCCAATAGAGCCTATAACTTTCTAA
- the LOC132784900 gene encoding adiponectin receptor protein isoform X3: protein MLETRVECDASAPGYVDASVESYKKLPDEETIKCEASETNMTEVLKAGVLSDEIDLGALAHNAAEQAEEFVRKVWEASWKVCHYRNLPKWLQDNDFLHRGHRPPLPSFRACFKSIFRLHTETGNIWTHLLGCLAFIGVAVYFISRPTDEIQFQEKIVFGAFFIGAIICLGFSFAFHTLSCHSVGIGRLFSKLDYCGIALLIMGSFVPWLYYGFYCHYQPKVIYLSVVCVLGCLSIIVSLWDKFSEPNLRPLRAGVFMSFGLSGVIPAIHYSIMEGWFSQISRASLGWLILMGLLYILGALLYALRVPERWFPGKFDIWFQSHQLFHVLVIAAAFVHYHGISEMAMYRVTVGECTVPIEPITF, encoded by the exons ATGCTAGAGACACGCGTTGAGTGCGATGCCTCGGCTCCCGGATATGTGGATGCGTCTGTGGAATCATATAAAAAGCTACCTGATGAAGAGACAATCAAGTGTGAGGCAAGCGAGACCAAT ATGACGGAAGTGCTGAAGGCTGGAGTCCTCTCAGATGAGATTGATCTCGGCGCTTTGGCTCACAATGCAGCCGAACAGGCTGAAGAGTTTGTACGCAAG GTCTGGGAAGCCAGCTGGAAAGTATGCCACTATAGAAATTTGCCTAAATGGCTGCAGGACAATGATTTCTTGCACCGCGGCCATCGCCCGCCTCTACCATCATTCCGTGCATGCTTCAAATCGATATTCCGTCTGCACACGGAAACTGGCAACATCTGGACGCATCTGCTTGGCTGTCTCGCGTTCATTGGCGTCGCTGTCTACTTCATATCCCGACCAACTGATGAGATTCAGTTTCAGGAGAAGATCGTCTTTGGTGCATTCTTTATTGGCGCCATCATCTGCTTAGGATTCTCGTTCGCTTTCCATACATTAAGCTGTCACTCGGTGGGAATTGGAAGACTGTTCTCAAA ACTGGACTATTGTGGAATTGCATTACTTATAATGGGATCGTTTGTGCCCTGGCTTTACTATGGCTTCTATTGCCACTATCAGCCAAAAGTGATATACTTATCTGTGGTCTGTGTCTTAGGATGTCTCTCTATCATTGTCTCGCTGTGGGATAAATTTTCGGAGCCGAACCTACGTCCGCTACGCGCTGGTGTCTTCATGAGCTTTGGATTGTCTGGTGTCATCCCAGCTATTCACTACAGCATCATGGAAGGCTGGTTCAGTCAGATTAGTCGCGCAAGCTTGGGTTGGCTTATACTGATGG GTCTGCTGTATATACTCGGTGCTTTACTCTATGCTCTGCGCGTTCCAGAGCGTTGGTTCCCCGGCAAATTCGACATTTGG TTTCAATCGCATCAGCTTTTCCATGTGCTCGTCATTGCCGCCGCTTTTGTGCATTACCATGGCATCTCGGAAATGGCAATGTATCGTGTTACTGTCGGCGAATGCACAGTGCCAATAGAGCCTATAACTTTCTAA
- the LOC132784901 gene encoding LOW QUALITY PROTEIN: deoxynucleoside kinase (The sequence of the model RefSeq protein was modified relative to this genomic sequence to represent the inferred CDS: deleted 1 base in 1 codon) — MQASHSTIMLIKQRLAGLMATAAATAAKSGRKYAQDTQPFTVLIEGNIGSGKTTFLNHFQKYENDVCLITEPVEKWRNVNGVNLLAKMYQDPKKWAMPFQSYVTLTMLQAHTEPTDKKLKIIERSIYSSRFCFVENMFRNGSLELGMYNTLQEWYKFIEESIHVQADLIIYLRTSPEVVYERMRERARSEESCVPLKYLQELHELHEDWLIHQRRPQQCKVLVLDADLNLENISSEYQRSETSIFDAISGALQPPAVLVSPSKRQRMSR; from the exons atgCAGGCCTCACACAGCACAATTATGCTAataa AACAACGATTAGCTGGACTAAtggcaactgcagcagcaacagcagcaaaaagtgGACGCAAGTATGCCCAGGACACACAGCCCTTTACAGTGCTGATCGAGGGAAATATTGGCAGTGGCAAGACAACGTTCCTAAATCACTTTCAAAAGTACGAGAATGATGTTTGTCTGATCACGGAACCCGTCGAAAAGTGGCGCAATGTAAACGGGGTCAATCTGCTGGCCAAGATGTATCAAGATCCCAAAAAATGGGCGATGCCCTTTCAGTCTTACGTTACGCTGACGATGCTCCAAGCTCACACCGAACCTACAGACAAGAAGCTGAAAATAATTGAGCGCTCTATTTATAGTTCACG TTTCTGCTTTGTGGAGAACATGTTCCGCAACGGTTCGTTGGAACTGGGAATGTACAACACTCTGCAAGAGTGGTACAAATTCATTGAGGAATCGATCCACGTGCAGGCCGATCTCATCATCTATCTCCGCACCTCACCCGAAGTAGTATACGAACGCATGCGGGAACGTGCTCGCTCCGAGGAGAGTTGTGTG CCCCTTAAGTATTTGCAAGAGCTGCACGAACTACACGAGGATTGGCTGATACACCAGCGACGTCCTCAGCAATGCAAG GTTCTGGTTCTGGATGCTGATCTGAATCTGGAGAACATAAGCAGCGAGTATCAACGTTCAGAGACAAGCATTTTTGATGCAATCTCAGGTGCACTTCAGCCTCCTGCAGTCTTGGTGTCGCCCAGCAAACGTCAACGCATGTCTAGATAA